In Massilia forsythiae, one DNA window encodes the following:
- a CDS encoding NADAR domain-containing protein → MSADRLNHRYLHRFLLSTGDDVLVEANPVDAVCDIGLEGQAAKTVSPREWQERNLLGYALVKVRTAMRA, encoded by the coding sequence ATGAGCGCGGATCGATTGAATCACCGGTACCTGCACCGGTTCCTGCTGTCGACCGGCGACGACGTGCTGGTAGAAGCCAACCCGGTAGATGCCGTCTGTGACATCGGGCTGGAAGGACAGGCGGCGAAGACCGTATCGCCGCGCGAATGGCAAGAGCGCAACCTGCTCGGCTACGCACTCGTGAAAGTACGCACCGCCATGCGCGCATGA
- a CDS encoding carboxymuconolactone decarboxylase family protein has protein sequence MRLPLIPPAELNAEQRPLYDEMRKGIASNFNAFKVEREDGALMGPWNPWLHEPAIGKAIWDLTLAMTANAALPDNVRQIAILVVGARYNAAYELYAHVAVAEHEGMSPERLAALVAGVKPTDLSKEENVAFDFSHALARGGVLPEPLYRLALGTFGQHATNELIYLVGLYALVSTTLNGFNVPVPERE, from the coding sequence TTGCGCCTGCCACTCATCCCCCCGGCCGAACTCAACGCCGAACAACGGCCCTTGTACGACGAAATGCGCAAGGGTATCGCCAGCAACTTCAACGCCTTCAAGGTCGAGCGCGAGGACGGGGCCCTGATGGGCCCGTGGAATCCGTGGCTGCACGAGCCCGCGATCGGCAAGGCGATCTGGGATTTGACCCTGGCGATGACCGCCAATGCCGCCTTGCCCGACAACGTGCGCCAGATCGCCATCCTGGTGGTGGGCGCGCGCTACAACGCCGCCTACGAGCTGTACGCGCACGTGGCGGTGGCCGAGCACGAGGGCATGTCGCCCGAGCGCCTGGCCGCGCTGGTGGCGGGCGTCAAGCCGACCGACCTGAGCAAGGAAGAAAACGTCGCCTTCGACTTTTCCCACGCGCTGGCGCGCGGCGGCGTGCTGCCGGAGCCGCTGTACCGGCTGGCGCTGGGCACCTTCGGCCAGCACGCCACCAACGAGCTGATCTACCTGGTCGGGCTGTACGCGCTGGTGTCGACCACGCTGAACGGCTTCAACGTGCCGGTGCCGGAACGTGAATAG
- a CDS encoding patatin-like phospholipase family protein, whose amino-acid sequence MHEGRRAPAEPPRPCATDFQSIALVLQGGGALGAYQAGVYERMLEQGIEPTWISGISIGAINSAIIAGNPRAQRVARLREFWEGVSAAGDGVLGDQWNALALADVWRAWLNQAAAGRVLVQGVPGFFEPRLPPPYLAPFGSGATSYYDTAPLRATLERLVDFERINARETRLSIGAVNVRTGNFAYFDNAADRIGPEHIMASGALPPGFDAVEIDGERYWDGGMVSNTPLDWVLSSRARLDTLVFQVDLWSARGEVPSDLAGVATRMKEIQYSSRTRSATDAFRRTEKLRTAFNELLAQMPPALAATPQARLLAEASGPALYGIVELVYRSPTYEGQCKDFEFSRRTMNDHWQAGYADAARTLAHDEIFRLPAAADNPAVYDFLTAPAQPLPQPA is encoded by the coding sequence TTGCACGAGGGACGGCGCGCGCCCGCCGAGCCGCCCCGTCCGTGCGCCACCGATTTCCAGAGCATCGCGCTGGTGCTGCAGGGCGGCGGCGCGCTCGGCGCCTACCAGGCCGGCGTGTACGAGCGCATGCTGGAGCAGGGCATCGAGCCGACCTGGATCTCGGGCATCTCGATCGGCGCCATCAACAGCGCCATCATCGCCGGCAACCCGCGCGCGCAACGGGTGGCGCGCCTGCGCGAGTTCTGGGAAGGCGTCAGCGCCGCCGGCGACGGCGTGCTGGGCGACCAGTGGAACGCCCTGGCGCTGGCCGACGTCTGGCGCGCCTGGCTGAACCAGGCCGCCGCCGGGCGCGTGCTGGTGCAGGGCGTGCCCGGCTTCTTCGAGCCGCGCCTGCCGCCGCCCTACCTGGCGCCGTTCGGCAGCGGCGCCACCAGCTACTACGACACCGCGCCGCTGCGCGCCACGCTCGAGCGCCTGGTCGATTTCGAGCGCATCAACGCGCGCGAGACGCGCCTGAGCATCGGCGCGGTGAATGTCCGCACCGGCAACTTCGCCTACTTCGACAACGCCGCCGACCGCATCGGTCCCGAGCACATCATGGCCAGCGGCGCGCTGCCGCCCGGCTTCGACGCGGTCGAGATCGACGGCGAGCGCTACTGGGACGGCGGCATGGTGTCCAACACGCCGCTCGACTGGGTGCTGTCCTCGCGCGCGCGCCTGGATACGCTGGTGTTCCAGGTCGACCTGTGGAGCGCGCGCGGCGAGGTGCCGAGCGACTTGGCCGGCGTGGCCACGCGCATGAAGGAAATCCAGTACTCGAGCCGCACGCGCAGCGCCACCGATGCCTTCCGCCGCACCGAAAAGCTGCGCACCGCGTTCAACGAACTGCTGGCGCAGATGCCGCCGGCGCTGGCCGCCACGCCGCAGGCGCGCCTGCTGGCCGAGGCGTCCGGCCCGGCGTTGTACGGCATCGTCGAGCTGGTGTACCGCTCGCCGACCTACGAAGGCCAGTGCAAGGACTTCGAGTTCTCGCGCCGCACCATGAACGACCACTGGCAGGCCGGCTATGCCGACGCCGCCAGGACGCTGGCGCACGACGAGATCTTCCGGCTGCCCGCCGCCGCCGACAATCCGGCCGTCTACGATTTCCTGACGGCGCCGGCGCAGCCACTCCCTCAACCCGCATGA
- a CDS encoding 3-hydroxybutyrate dehydrogenase, translating into MNLNDKVAVVTGAASGIGKQIARTYFDNGAKVAIADLDLAAAQAAARELDPSGERALAVAMDVTSEEQVEAGIAAVAAKFGGIDVLVSNAGIQIVNPVESFDFGAWKKMLAIHLDGAFLTTRACLKLMYAQGRGGSVIYMGSVHSKEASKLKAPYVTAKHGLVGLAKTVAKEGAAHGVRANVICPGFVRTPLVEKQIPEQARELGISEDEVVKNVMLKDTVDGEFTTVDDVAQTALFLAAFPTNALTGQSIVVSHGWFMQ; encoded by the coding sequence ATGAATTTGAATGACAAGGTCGCCGTCGTCACCGGCGCCGCCAGCGGCATCGGCAAGCAGATCGCCAGGACCTACTTCGACAACGGCGCCAAGGTCGCCATCGCCGACCTCGACCTGGCCGCGGCGCAGGCGGCGGCGCGCGAACTCGACCCGTCCGGCGAGCGCGCGCTGGCGGTGGCGATGGACGTCACCAGCGAGGAGCAGGTCGAGGCCGGCATCGCCGCGGTGGCGGCCAAGTTCGGCGGCATCGACGTGCTGGTCTCGAACGCCGGCATCCAGATCGTCAACCCGGTCGAGTCGTTCGACTTCGGCGCCTGGAAGAAGATGCTGGCGATCCACCTGGACGGCGCCTTCCTCACCACGCGCGCCTGCCTGAAGCTGATGTATGCGCAGGGCCGCGGCGGCAGCGTCATCTACATGGGATCGGTGCACTCGAAGGAAGCCTCGAAACTCAAGGCACCGTACGTGACGGCCAAGCACGGCCTGGTCGGCCTGGCCAAGACGGTGGCCAAGGAAGGCGCCGCGCACGGCGTGCGCGCCAACGTGATCTGCCCGGGCTTCGTGCGCACGCCGCTGGTGGAAAAGCAGATTCCCGAGCAGGCCAGGGAACTGGGCATCAGCGAGGACGAGGTGGTCAAGAACGTGATGCTGAAGGATACCGTCGACGGCGAATTCACCACCGTCGACGACGTCGCCCAGACCGCGCTGTTCCTGGCGGCGTTCCCGACCAACGCGCTGACCGGGCAATCGATCGTGGTCAGCCACGGCTGGTTCATGCAATGA
- a CDS encoding TonB-dependent receptor plug domain-containing protein — MKHKSTLQKNAVALALTLAFPAVAAAQENIQPTTPMQRVEVTGSSIKRTDAEAAGSVQVLTRDDIEKIGKTTALEILTSTAAINTDLSSATGGSGGFATGASGISMRGLNKVSTLVLVNGRRIAPYGLADGAQQNFTNLDAIASDAIERIEILKDGASAIYGSDAIAGVVNIILRNNFQGARIRAQYKEAQHFKDMRNRNVAAIFGYGDLEQQGFNTYLSVEGYKTDGYSTGDLRSHYPDWHRLTPGRSTWDAKSTYSPTGNYYRSSTNIVAAPGCPADAIDPSDKLCKWDLLPYTGLATDNKRHALVSNTHFKLGKEIDANLEITHSAATTDYIVAPFATNNGGSTTSTSVWYNVYAGKMVGPFSYPKLPVGHPNNPYSVATEYRARLLDTGDGFNFNRTDAEQSRVMLALSGTIAGFDWKSAAGWMNSTATKATRAVSATGYTNAIVNGTYKFGQQNDRALLETMFPVRTTDGKAQVKFFDATVSGTVAQLPAGPLNIAVGTDIRSNAYRMKSSDNVLNGELVGIFGLQVDDQVGQYALFTEAVAPLTKNLELNAALRADKTDNAEAHVSPKLGLRFNVSDSLLLRATASGGFRAPNIVESGNGLGRSSVATSVVDPRRCPIATQLNKLVQGAAGATTADKAQANTFQNNECLTSLPSFVASNPDLKPETSRSVTTGFVFEPVKNWTMALDYYFIERRNEIGTRSVADILNGEASLPAGQLIRVDNTANDNEFLALVRKYAPGNTLNYGGVGKLGLVYNPYVNSGRTRASGFDFDASGRVRVAGVDVRLKLDGNYLWKFQEFNVANNAYYPNESGTYDVGSRLKLRARAYVKHGDWDHGLTGNFSSGYSNNSISSPTYCATQKVAAEYLANCERVGTNTTFDYSLTYSGIHHVRLNFYVDNIADKDIPIRWRDGYTSNPQLRKFGFAASYTL, encoded by the coding sequence GTGAAGCACAAGAGCACCTTGCAAAAGAACGCCGTCGCACTGGCGTTGACCTTGGCCTTTCCTGCCGTTGCCGCCGCACAGGAAAACATCCAGCCCACCACGCCGATGCAGCGCGTCGAAGTCACGGGCAGCAGCATCAAGCGCACCGATGCGGAAGCGGCCGGCTCGGTCCAGGTCCTGACCCGCGACGATATCGAAAAGATCGGCAAGACGACCGCCCTCGAGATCCTCACCAGCACCGCGGCCATCAATACCGACCTGAGTTCCGCCACCGGCGGGTCGGGCGGTTTCGCCACCGGCGCGTCCGGCATCAGCATGCGCGGCCTGAACAAGGTGTCGACCCTGGTGCTGGTCAACGGCCGCCGTATCGCCCCGTACGGCCTGGCCGACGGCGCCCAGCAGAACTTCACCAACCTCGACGCGATCGCCAGCGATGCCATCGAACGCATCGAGATCCTGAAGGACGGCGCCTCGGCGATCTACGGTTCCGACGCCATCGCCGGCGTGGTCAACATCATCCTGCGCAACAATTTCCAGGGAGCGCGCATACGCGCCCAGTACAAGGAAGCGCAGCACTTCAAGGACATGCGCAACCGCAACGTGGCCGCCATCTTCGGCTACGGCGACCTGGAGCAGCAGGGCTTCAATACCTACCTGAGCGTGGAAGGCTACAAGACCGACGGCTACAGCACCGGCGACCTGCGCAGCCACTATCCGGACTGGCACCGCCTGACGCCGGGGCGCTCGACCTGGGACGCCAAGAGCACTTATTCGCCGACCGGCAATTACTATCGCAGCAGCACCAACATCGTCGCCGCGCCCGGCTGCCCGGCCGACGCCATCGACCCGAGCGACAAGCTGTGCAAATGGGACTTGCTGCCGTACACCGGCCTGGCCACCGACAACAAGCGCCACGCGCTGGTCAGCAACACCCATTTCAAGCTGGGCAAGGAGATCGACGCCAACCTGGAAATCACCCATTCCGCCGCGACCACCGACTACATCGTGGCGCCGTTCGCCACCAATAACGGCGGCTCGACCACGTCCACCAGCGTCTGGTACAACGTCTACGCCGGCAAGATGGTCGGCCCGTTCTCCTATCCCAAACTGCCGGTCGGCCACCCGAACAACCCGTATTCGGTGGCGACCGAATACCGTGCGCGCCTGCTGGACACCGGCGACGGCTTCAACTTCAACCGCACCGACGCCGAGCAATCGCGCGTGATGCTGGCGCTGAGCGGCACCATCGCCGGCTTCGACTGGAAGTCGGCGGCCGGCTGGATGAATTCGACCGCGACCAAGGCCACGCGCGCGGTGAGCGCCACCGGCTACACCAACGCGATCGTCAACGGCACCTACAAGTTCGGCCAGCAGAACGACCGCGCGCTGCTGGAAACCATGTTCCCGGTGCGCACCACCGACGGCAAGGCCCAGGTGAAATTCTTCGATGCGACCGTGTCGGGCACCGTGGCCCAGTTGCCGGCCGGCCCGCTGAATATCGCGGTCGGCACCGACATCCGCAGCAACGCCTACCGCATGAAGAGCTCGGACAACGTGCTGAACGGCGAACTGGTCGGCATCTTCGGCCTGCAGGTGGACGACCAGGTCGGCCAGTACGCGCTGTTCACCGAAGCCGTGGCGCCCTTGACCAAGAACCTCGAATTGAACGCCGCGCTGCGCGCCGACAAGACCGACAATGCCGAGGCGCACGTGTCGCCCAAGCTCGGCCTGCGCTTCAACGTCAGCGACAGCCTGCTGCTGCGCGCCACCGCGTCCGGCGGCTTCCGCGCGCCGAACATCGTCGAGTCCGGCAACGGCCTGGGCCGCAGCTCGGTGGCGACCAGCGTGGTCGACCCGCGCCGCTGCCCGATCGCGACCCAGCTCAACAAGCTGGTGCAGGGCGCGGCGGGCGCGACCACGGCGGACAAGGCGCAGGCCAACACCTTCCAGAACAACGAGTGCCTGACCTCGCTGCCCAGCTTCGTCGCATCCAACCCGGATCTGAAGCCGGAAACCTCGCGTTCCGTCACCACCGGTTTCGTGTTCGAACCGGTCAAGAACTGGACCATGGCCCTCGATTACTACTTCATCGAGCGCCGCAACGAGATCGGCACGCGCAGCGTGGCCGACATCTTGAACGGCGAAGCCAGCCTGCCGGCCGGCCAGCTGATCCGGGTCGACAATACCGCCAACGACAACGAGTTCCTGGCGCTGGTGCGCAAGTACGCGCCGGGCAACACCCTGAACTACGGCGGCGTCGGCAAGCTGGGGCTGGTCTACAACCCGTACGTCAACAGCGGCCGCACGCGCGCTTCCGGCTTCGACTTCGACGCGTCCGGACGCGTGCGCGTGGCCGGCGTCGACGTGCGCCTGAAGCTGGACGGTAACTACCTGTGGAAGTTCCAGGAATTCAACGTGGCCAACAACGCCTACTATCCGAACGAAAGCGGCACCTACGACGTCGGCTCGCGCCTGAAGTTGCGCGCGCGCGCCTACGTCAAGCACGGCGACTGGGACCATGGCCTGACCGGGAACTTTTCCAGCGGCTACAGCAACAACAGCATCTCGTCGCCGACCTACTGCGCCACGCAAAAAGTCGCCGCCGAATACCTGGCCAACTGCGAGCGCGTGGGCACCAACACCACCTTCGACTACAGCCTGACCTACAGCGGCATCCACCACGTGCGCCTGAATTTCTACGTCGACAATATCGCCGACAAGGATATTCCGATCCGCTGGCGCGACGGCTACACGTCGAATCCGCAGTTGCGCAAGTTCGGCTTCGCGGCCAGCTACACGCTGTGA